DNA from Candidatus Thermoplasmatota archaeon:
GGATTCAAAGATGCCTGGGGTCTATGTCCACTTAAGCGGAAGGGATATCAAGGACCGTATGGCAGTTCGGGAAGGATTGAAGGAAGAAGAGGCGGAGGAGGAAGTGTCACCATTGGAACCGTGGATCTGCACTCTCTGTAATTCCGAGAATCCAGCTACCCACATCATCTGTCGGCATTGTGGTGAGACGCCGGACCAGAGCGATCTACTCATAAGCAGTCTGAAAGAGAAGCTGGACAAAGAAGTTGATGAAAGGACGCTTCAGAATGTGGTCAAGGTCATGGATATGTTGAGGGAGAAGGGGTATCTGGATGGACTGAAAGAGATTGCCAAGGATGAAGGGCATGATAGATAAGAAATCGGAATGGCTACACTCAAAGAAGGGGGCTACCTGGACCGACACCTTCCCCTCCGTTCCCAATAGAGAAGAAGCACATTCTTTGAAAGATTTTGTTTTGTTCAAAGTTGAAAACATCTACCCATTTCTATATTGGCAGGGCAATAATAATATTTCGGAATTGAAAGCACAAACAAATGTATATATACTGGGCAACGCATGACGGTGTTGACCTATTAGGTGAAGGGATGAAAGCACTAAGGAAGATTCCCATTTCCATTGGGTTCGTTCAGATTCCTTTGGAGCTATTCCATGCCAAGACCACGGACAAGCTCGATCTAAAGAGCCTGTGCAGTTGTGGATCGAGACCCAAGATGAGGATCGCCTGCCCCGACTGTCAGGAGGAATACACATCGTGGCAGAAAGTCCCCAATAGAGGCTATCCGATCTCCAAGAGCGAGTTCATCATCTTCTCGCAGGAGGAGTTGGAGAGCGTCCGCAACAACGCTCGGAAGTACGAGGCCAACGCCACGGAGAAGGCAGACGAACACCACGATGTGATCCTGTGGTTCAACTGGTGATGATAGAATGAGGAATCTAGCCTTGGAGAAAACACGATGAGCCGACAACTCCATTCTGAGGATGAACCTACACCCATGCAGAAACAGGGGTGTCATAAAGCCACAAGACGACAACAGCACCAACATCAAGAAGCCACAGGGAGCGGGGGAGAAGGTAAGGGTGAAACTGCTCCCGCAGGAATCGAATCGAGACACCATAGACCTTCTCCCGATACCCTGAGTTCATACTGTCCCAGATGTGGAAGGTCGCCACTCAGGTCGGACAGGTCGAGAAGGGCAGGGTATTGTGGTATGTGCCTTCGAGATGATCCGACACTCCCGAGAAGTGGGTATGTCCCGCCTGAAGTCAGAGTTGAGGGTTATTGGCGGAACTACCTTGCGAGGATAGGTGAGCCTGGATGAGTTTGGACAGCTTTGTTCAGATTCAGAAGAAGCCGAAGCGCGAGCCAGAGCCGAAGCCCAAGAAGAAACCCGAGGCTACCCATGAGATTCGAGCTTGAAGGTCGATTGGAGTGCGTGAGAGAGGAAATCGAGGAGATGGTAAAATGAATGTCTGGATCGTGGTAGAGGTCTATCAGGGCGTGGTCAACGAGGTAAGAGCCTACGAGACCGAAGAGCTTGCGGAAGGTGTGGCAGGAACGTCTTTTGAGGAGCATCTTTCGGGTCATCAAGCCAACGAGAATGACCGTTGGATTCTCCAAGAGGATGATGCGAAAGAACCCTACGGAAGTTGTCCATGCGGGGAGTATGACATTCTCGTTTTCGAGTCGCCCGTTCACGGAAAAGTCGTTAGGTGATAGAAATGGAAATCGTAATGGAAACGAACGTGCTGAAGGAGTTCGTGGGTGTGCTTGGCGTTCTTGTGGATGAGGCCAAGCTGGTATTCGAGAAGGACGGGGTAAAGACCTCATGCGTTGATCCATCCCACGTCGCCATGGTAGAGGCTTCCCTGAACATGGACGCCTTCGACCGCTATTCCGTAGAACCCATCGAGATGGGCGTGGACTTGGGCAAGATTCAGGAGTTTCTCGGAATAGGGAGAACCGACAGGGTGACGATTCGGCATGACGAGAAGAAGAATCGCCTCGTCTTTGAGATGGGATACGTCACTCGCTCCGTGGGGCTTGTGGACGCGGCGGGATTCCCCGACCCCACGATTCCGAATCTGAATCTTCCCAACACCGCGAAGGTCGGGGTCAAGTACCTGCGAGGGGGCGTAAAGGCATCTGGGCAACTGAGCGACCACATCGCTGTCCTGCTGAAACCAGAGGGATTCGAGATGATCGCAGAGGGAGACACGGACGAGTCGGAGATGGTTCTCCCAAAGGATCTCCTCGATGAGATAAACGCCGAGCAGACTGCCAGGAGCTTGTTCCCGCTTGACTATTTCGCCAACATGGTGAAGGCGATCAAGAGCAAGACCGTGGAAATCCTTCT
Protein-coding regions in this window:
- a CDS encoding DNA polymerase sliding clamp — protein: MEIVMETNVLKEFVGVLGVLVDEAKLVFEKDGVKTSCVDPSHVAMVEASLNMDAFDRYSVEPIEMGVDLGKIQEFLGIGRTDRVTIRHDEKKNRLVFEMGYVTRSVGLVDAAGFPDPTIPNLNLPNTAKVGVKYLRGGVKASGQLSDHIAVLLKPEGFEMIAEGDTDESEMVLPKDLLDEINAEQTARSLFPLDYFANMVKAIKSKTVEILLGTDYPVKMRWDFERKIPESRDGKETVKTVIVGSGLFLLAPRIESE